The Tubulanus polymorphus chromosome 1, tnTubPoly1.2, whole genome shotgun sequence genome contains a region encoding:
- the LOC141915170 gene encoding uncharacterized protein LOC141915170 isoform X4: MIQQPPPQMPPFSMQQAQSSQAVPHQSSFQTGPDQNSGSNQGGIVMMQGPPQQMSGPPPGMSGPPPPGMSGPPPPGMSGPPPPGMSGPPPPGMSGPPPPGMSGPPPPGMSGPPPGMSGPPPGMSGPPPSGMSGPPPTGMSGPPPGMSGPPPTGMSGPPPGMSGPPPGMSGPPPGMSGPPPTGMSGPPPGMPGLPQTTMSGQPHPSMSGQQSVMSSVPPPPVMPGQPGISGPPQSAMSVPPPPSMPGPPGMSGPPPGMPGPSQSTMSVPPPPAMPGPPGMPPPPGMSHMGQAPTSMPNQMEQFAPPTSQPMGMNMGMASGPPSHQMQGPPGQIGGMGSMAMMGGPMGDYGQMSGPPPNSAMGSQAIQMNDIPNSMGQQGMASKSEEIKPVPLMSIETRPPQMPLHEEEGDEDEDIIKLPTALDKVLAFKYERAQQIGVNPDDIHHIPRTAGADEEPEIPDTGYDIDDDEEEEEVVVEKPTKKTKESKNQRKKKKKKRAKERKLEELKKQPVIFETIDEDEIEMEKEKDKENPEDEVEIEYIPESLDFAYTDPMYYQFARILENFKITDTDNSKLANKSEDGKKEETKKEEITKGKHLMDMVDVLEEEEEVDDGKPKMSKKKLKKMNRLSVAELKQLVSRPDVVEMHDVTAQDPKLLVALKATRNTVPVPRHWCFKRKYLQGKRGIEKPPFELPAYIKATGIMEMREALQEKEDQKSMKQKMREKVRPKMGKIDIDYQKLHDAFFRWLTKPKMTIHGDLYYEGKEFETRLKEKKPGNLSDDLRTALGMPIGSSADKIPPPWLIAMQRYGPPPSYPNLKIPGLNAPIPDSCSFGYHAGGWGKPPVDETGKPLYGDVFGTTTQELQVPVQEEEVDKTLWGEMESESESEEESEEEEEEEEEEPDKTGLITPADGGITPSGLSSIPAGMETPDMIELRKKKIEDLMEGGETPQLYQVLPEKKTTVGAAMMGSAHVYDVTAVAAKKDRLASEGVEVALNPEELDLDTAAMQAKYEETLKEQQSQLEKEDLSDMVAEHQAKQTKKRKKQQQESGKAAKKYKEFKF; the protein is encoded by the exons ATGATTCAGCAGCCGCCACCACAGATGCCACCGTTCAGTATGCAACAGGCGCAATCGTCGCAAGCAGTACCTCACCAGTCTTCGTTTCAAACTGGTCCAGATCAGAATTCCGGTTCAAATCAAGGTGGAATTGTTATGATGCAAG GCCCTCCTCAACAGATGTCAGGACCACCGCCAGGAATGTCAGGTCCACCACCACCTGGAATGTCTGGTCCACCACCACCAGGAATGTCAGGTCCACCACCACCAGGAATGTCTGGTCCACCACCACCAGGAATGTCGGGTCCACCACCACCAGGAATGTCTGGTCCACCACCACCAGGAATGTCGGGTCCACCGCCAGGAATGTCAGGTCCTCCACCAGGAATGTCAGGTCCCCCGCCATCAGGAATGTCAGGTCCTCCACCAACAGGAATGTCGGGTCCTCCACCAGGAATGTCAGGTCCACCCCCAACAGGAATGTCTGGTCCACCACCAGGAATGTCGGGTCCACCACCAGGAATGTCAGGTCCTCCACCAGGGATGTCAGGTCCACCACCTACAGGAATGTCAGGTCCACCTCCAGGAATGCCTGGCTTGCCACAAACCACTATGTCAGGTCAACCACATCCTAGCATGTCTGGGCAACAATCTGTAATGTCATCAGTACCACCGCCTCCTGTAATGCCTGGTCAACCAGGTATATCTGGTCCGCCACAGTCAGCTATGTCAGTGCCACCACCACCATCTATGCCTGGTCCTCCAGGAATGTCAGGTCCGCCACCTGGGATGCCTGGTCCCTCGCAATCTACAATGTCTGTGCCACCACCACCTGCGATGCCCGGTCCACCAGGAATGCCGCCACCACCAGGAATGTCCCACATGGGTCAGGCACCGACATCAATGCCCAATCAGATGGAACAGTTTGCACCCCCAACTTCTCAGCCCATGGGCATGAACATGGGAATGGCGTCAGGCCCTCCAAGCCACCAAATGCAAGGTCCTCCAGGACAGATAGGTGGTATGGGCTCGATGGCCATGATGGGTGGTCCTATGGGTGATTATGGGCAGATGTCTGGTCCACCACCAAATTCGGCTATGGGATCTCAGGCTATACAGATGAATGACATTCCAAATAGCATGGGCCAACAAGGAATGGCTTCAAAGTCGGAAGAAATCAAACCAGTGCCACTGATGTCAATCGAGACCAGACCACCGCAAATGCCT CTGCACGAGGAAGAAGGCGATGAAGATGAAGATATCATTAAGTTACCTACAGCATTGGATAAAGTTCTGGCGTTTAAATATGAACGTGCTCAACAGATCGGTGTCAATCCAGATGATATTCATCACATTCCTAGAA CCGCCGGAGCCGACGAAGAACCCGAAATTCCTGATACCGGGTATGATATCGACGACGATGAAGAAGAGGAAGAAGTGGTCGTAGAAAAACCCACGAAAAAAACGAAAGAG tcaAAGAATCAACGCaaaaagaagaagaaaaaacGGGCGAAGGAAAGAAAGTTGGAGGAACTGAAAAAACAGCCGGTCATTTTTGAAACCATCGATGAAGACGAAATCGAAATGGAAAAAGAGAAGGACAAAGAAAATCCGGAAGACGAAGTTGAAATCGA GTATATTCCAGAGAGCCTGGACTTCGCTTATACTGATCCTATGTATTACCAGTTTGCACGCATTCTTGAAAATTTTAAG ATAACTGATACGGACAATTCAAAACTAGCGAATAAATCTGAGGACGGAAAAAAGGAAGAGACGAAAAAAGAGGAAATAACCAAGGGTAAACATCTTATGGACATGGTTGATGTTTTAGAAGAAGAGGAAGAG GTGGATGATGGCAAACCGAAAATGTCGAAGAAAAAGTTAAAGAAAATGAATCGACTGAGCGTTGCAGAATTGAAACAG CTTGTTAGTAGACCAGATGTTGTGGAGATGCATGATGTAACTGCTCAAGATCCAAAACTTCTTGTCGCATTGAAG GCTACTCGTAATACGGTTCCCGTACCGCGACATTGGTGTTTCAAACGAAAATATCTGCAAGGCAAACGTGGTATCGAAAAGCCACCTTTCGAACTGCCTGCATACATCAAAGCTACTGGTATCATGGAAATGAGAGAGGCGTTACAAGAAAAG GAAGATCAGAAATCGATGAAGCAGAAGATGAGAGAGAAAGTCCGACCGAAAATGGGTAAAATCGACATCGATTATCAGAAATTACACGACGCGTTCTTTAGGTGGTTGACGAAACCGAAAATGACGATTCACGGCGATCTCTATTATGAG GGGAAAGAATTCGAAACTCGGTTGAAAGAGAAAAAGCCTGGTAATCTTTCGGACGATCTGCGAACAGCTCTAGGCATGCCCATCGGATCT AGTGCGGATAAGATTCCCCCTCCATGGTTGATAGCCATGCAAAGATACGGGCCTCCGCCATCATATCCCAACCTGAAAATTCCTGGCCTCAATGCGCCTATTCCCGAT TCTTGTTCATTTGGTTATCACGCTGGTGGATGGGGTAAACCACCCGTCGACGAGACTGGTAAACCATTGTATGGAGATGTGTTCGGAACGACTACTCAAGAATTACAA GTTCCAGTTCAAGAGGAAGAGGTTGATAAGACATTATGGGGCGAGATGGAATCTGAATCCGAGTCGGAAGAAGAGagtgaagaagaagaagaggAGGAAGAGGAAGAACCGGACAAAACTGGTCTCATTACTCCAGCTGATGG CGGCATAACACCGAGCGGTTTGAGTTCGATACCTGCCGGAATGGAAACGCCGGACATGATCGAGTTGCGTAAGAAGAAGATTGAGGATCTAATGGAAGGTGGCGAGACGCCGCAACTTTACCAAGTGTTACCCGAGAAGAAAACGACAGTCGGCGCCGCGATGATGGGTTCCGCGCATGTCTACGATGTTACGGCT GTTGCCGCTAAAAAGGATCGACTGGCTTCTGAAGGAGTTGAGGTGGCCCTTAACCCTGAAGAGTTAGATTTAGACACGGCCGCGATGCAAGCAAAATACGAAGAAACGTTGAAAGAACAACAGTCACAACTCGAAAAAGAAGATCTAAGCGATATGGTGGCCGAACATCAGGCCAAACAAACGAAG AAACGGAAGAAACAGCAACAAGAATCTGGCAAAGCTGCAAAAAAATACAAAGAATTCAAATTCTAG